The following coding sequences are from one Eucalyptus grandis isolate ANBG69807.140 chromosome 11, ASM1654582v1, whole genome shotgun sequence window:
- the LOC104426862 gene encoding tetraspanin-20, whose amino-acid sequence MRRNCCHVSLGFVLKLLNYLQTFVGVSILLYSVWMLNQWNDRAAPAFPPPAYPPGSSAAPLSSARSAEMALADRSSGLELAADVVSRWDDGLGLALRSFELPAPWFIYSFMGLGIVLCCVSLIGCIAAEALNGCCLCFYTLLVSVLLLLEAALVAFIAIDHRWEQILPSDPTGELDSLRSFIESNIEMCKWIGIAVVVIQALSLLLSFVLRALASPRRADYDGLDDYDNVEGRTREPLLNHKSSTTSGSAKSDARGGHTGIWSSLVREKYGLNNSAKFGSDSQNASGSTKTK is encoded by the exons ATGCGTCGCAATTGCTGCCACGTGTCCCTCGGCTTCGTCCTCAAGCTGCTGAATTACCTCCAGACCTTCGTCGGCGTCTCCATCCTCCTCTACTCTGTGTGGATGCTCAACCAATGGAACGATCGCGCCGCCCCCGCCTTCCCCCCGCCGGCCTACCCGCCGGGCTCCTCCGCCGCCCCCCTCTCGAGCGCGCGGTCCGCCGAGATGGCCCTCGCCGACCGGAGCTCCGGCCTTGAGCTCGCCGCCGACGTCGTCTCCCGGTGGGACGACGGCCTGGGGCTCGCCCTGCGGTCGTTCGAGCTCCCCGCTCCTTG GTTCATCTATTCATTTATGGGATTGGGGATTGTGTTGTGCTGCGTCTCGTTGATTGGCTGCATCGCTGCGGAAGCATTAAATGGATGTTGCCTCTGCTTT TACACTCTTCTTGTATCGGTGCTTCTTCTCTTAGAAGCAGCTCTGGTGGCGTTTATTGCAATTGATCATCGTTGGGAACAG ATTCTTCCTTCAGACCCTACTGGAGAACTTGATAGTCTTCGCTCGTTTATTGAAAGCAACATCGAAATGTGCAAGTGGATTGGCATTGCTGTTGTTGTAATACAG GCGTTGTCCCTGCTCctttcatttgttttgcgaGCATTGGCTTCTCCTCGGAGAGCTGATTATGATGGTCTGGATGATTATGACAATGTTGAAGGTCGGACCAGAGAGCCACTTCTAAATCATAAATCAAGCACAACATCCGGGTCTGCTAAGTCTGATGCTAGAGGTGGTCACACTGGTATTTGGAGTTCACTTGTGAGAGAAAAG TATGGATTGAACAACAGTGCCAAATTCGGTTCGGACAGCCAGAACGCATCAGGTAGTACAAAAACAAAGTGA